Part of the Papio anubis isolate 15944 chromosome 6, Panubis1.0, whole genome shotgun sequence genome, CCATACACACCTGCATCTGCCTCTTAGACGGCAGCTGGATAATGGCTGTGCCATTCACCTTCCGCAGTAGCACACCACACGTCCCTGGGGAAAGAAGCTGATCTGCCACCCTCCACAAAACAGGGGGGTGCAGAGGAATTTACACAGGGGCCACACCCCACATGCTGCCCTTGCTTTGCTCTTTAGGAACAGATACACAAAGAAGGATGCATGCTACATTTTAGGTCAAAACACATGCATATCTTCATCCtcatgtttcttgttttttccttaattttctctACCAGTGCCAGATGTGGAACCATCGGTTCAGACTCTCCTTGCCTTTCCAAACTATAGGACCCAGGCAACTCCTTTCCCCATACCTGCAGCTCGGATATATTGGGCACCCCGGCCTGGCTCACTTTCCACGTTGTTGATGAGGGTCCCCACAGGCAGAGCCCCAAGAGGATGCGCATCCCCTTCCCGAGCAGCAACtaaaagacaggatttcattagCTCTAGAACCTTTGCTGCCTCCAGCCCACACATCTGGTAGCCATCTCTCACCTGCCATTCTGCCTATGTGGTTAGAGTTCAAGACTGTATCTCCAGCCTGCATGTTTTCTGTGGCGATGATCCAGCGTTTCCGGCTGCCCCCAGCAACCAGAGCTATGTCTGCTGACCTGATCAGGGTGAGGGACAGGTAAGCAGACCATCTAGGCAGCCCCACATCTCCTGAGAAGCTATGCAGTTATTCAGACCATTCCATCATCATCCCACATCCCAAACTTGCCTACAGGGATCATAGCGGACTTGGATAACCTTCTCCTCAAAGGGTCCTGACTTGGTCTCCTCAGGCCGGAAACGCAGAAAATCAATCATGCGATAACGTTGCTTGTGGCCCCCACCAATACCATGCACCCGGATTCGGCCTGTGGTTTAGGACAGTTGGGGATATGATTCAGGTGAGAGTAGTTCAGTTTCCAGCACTGGGACCTGGCCCATTCTCTGCCAGAGAGCACTGCTTACAGAGAATGATCAAAATTTGCACAGCACACTGGGAGTAAGGAGGGTCAACACCAACATGAAGCTAAGTGAAAAAACATTACTGAAATTGTATAAAACTTCcagataaaacattttcaaattactGAAATCAATAAGTTTACTGAGAGTCATGTAAATCATACTCAAATAATTTCAACTGTTATTTTTTGTGCATgtgacagggtatcactctgttgcccaggttggatcctgacctcaagtgatcctcccgccttggccttctaaagtgttgggattaaaggcaggagcaaccacacccagcctgttataaatatacacatttttttttttttttttttttttttgagacagagtctcgctctgtcgcccaggctggagtgcagtggccagatctcagctcactgcaagctccgcctcccgggttcacgccattctcctgcctcagcctcccgagtagctgggactacaggcgcccgccacctcgcccggctagttttttgtatttttttagtagagacggggtttcaccgtgttagccaggatggtctcgatctcctgacctcgtgatccacccgtctcggcctcccaaagtgctgggattacaggcttgagccaccgcgcccggccaatatacacattttttgagacgagtcttgctctgttacccaggctggaatacccaggcagtgatctcggctcactgcaacctccacctcctgggttcaagtgattctcctgcctcagcctcctgcgtagctgggattacaggtgcctgccacgacacctggttaatcttttttttttttttttcagtcagagtcttgctctgctgcccaggctagagtgcaatggcgcgatcctggctcactgcaggcaccacctcccaggctcaagtgattctcatgcctc contains:
- the MRPL2 gene encoding 39S ribosomal protein L2, mitochondrial isoform X3 translates to MVNNALLQQPSALMLLPCRPILTSVALNANFVSWKSRTKYTIAPVKMRKSGGRDHTGRIRVHGIGGGHKQRYRMIDFLRFRPEETKSGPFEEKVIQVRYDPCRSADIALVAGGSRKRWIIATENMQAGDTVLNSNHIGRMAVAAREGDAHPLGALPVGTLINNVESEPGRGAQYIRAAGTCGVLLRKVNGTAIIQLPSKRQMQVLETCVATVGRVSNVDHNKRVIGKAGRNRWLGKRPNSGRWHRKGGWAGRKIRPLPPMKSYVKLPSAAAQS
- the MRPL2 gene encoding 39S ribosomal protein L2, mitochondrial isoform X5 produces the protein MALWALTRALRSLSLAPPTVAAPAPSLFPAAQMVNNALLQQPSALMLLPCRPILTSVALNANFVSWKSRTKYTIAPVKMRKSGGRDHTGRIRVHGIGGGHKQRYRMIDFLRFRPEETKSGPFEEKVIQVRYDPCRSADIALVAGGSRKRWIIATENMQAGDTVLNSNHIGRMAVAAREGDAHPLGALPVGTLINNVESEPGRGAQYIRAAGAGNVRSNSRPSIQR